Proteins encoded in a region of the Esox lucius isolate fEsoLuc1 chromosome 9, fEsoLuc1.pri, whole genome shotgun sequence genome:
- the LOC114839864 gene encoding uncharacterized protein LOC114839864, producing MGERVEVKVMGERVEVKVMVLLGQGDWDVTYSTQSICVLKGSTVELSCTYKYPGGHKVTSTFWFTKNDADGNPVNLSDDPDYRGRVTYRSDENNRHTLIITDLRESDSAEYKFSFITDQPGGKWIGNPGVTLSFSGLQLEETGGEMKTLTCRTTCPLTGNPTYIWYKNGRQIDESSSPQYKHRVTWMHIFGDYRVFRVSPVTE from the exons TTTTACTGGGTCAGGGTGACTGGGATGTGACCTACTCCACTCAGAGTATCTGTGTCTTGAAGGGGTCAACAGTGGAGCTGAGCTGCACCTACAAGTATCCAGGTGGTCATAAAGTCACATCAACCTTCTGGTTCACTAAAAATGATGCTGATGGGAATCCTGTGAACCTGAGCGATGACCCAGACTACAGAGGTCGTGTGACGTACCGCAGTGATGAGAACAACAGACACACCCTGATaatcacagacctgagagagagtgaCTCAGCTGAGTACAAGTTCAGTTTTATTACAGATCAGCCTGGAGGGAAATGGATTGGCAATCCTGGAGTCACTCTGTCTTTTTCAG GTCTTCAGTTGGAGGAGACTGGTGGAGAAATGAAGACACTGACCTGTAGAACCACCTGTCCTCTGACTGGTAaccccacctacatctggtacaagaacggACGACAGATAGATGAGAGCTCCTCCCCCCAGTACAAACACCGCGTTACCTGGATGCATATATTCGGAGACTATAGA GTGTTCAGGGTCAGTCCTGTAACAGAGTGA